Genomic DNA from Shouchella patagoniensis:
TGCCCCTGCATATTTTATTAAGTCAAGTCTAGTAACAGGAGAAAGCTTAATCGACTTTAATTCATCACCGTGCTCAATTAAAGCAAGTGTCATACCTTCATCGCCCTCCTAACTGTTTCTGTTAAAATAATGACTTGTTTAGAAGAAAAGAGTTGCTTCCCTTTGTCATCAAGCCCCACACTTTTAACAGACAGCAATCCCATCGTTCCACTTTTTCCCTTTTTCTCCACATAATCAGCTACCTCGGAATAACAACTGACTGTTTCACCTACGAGAAGCGGTCGAACATATTCATACGTCTGTTCCCCATGAATCAAGCCTTTATCAGGTAGCTTCAATTCAGACATTTCTCCATAGTCAAATACACGTGGAAATGTTGGAGGTGCGATATTCTGCCCATACAGAGAAGCTTCACCGTATGCTTCATCTACGTAAAGAGGATGAGCATCACCTATAGACTGAGCAAAAGCTTTTACTGCTCCTCGCTCAACGATGTTTTTTGTTGGTTGTGATTTTATTCCAATCAACTGTTTAAACATTAGCCTTACCTCCATTTATCAAGCTTTTGGTCCTCCAGCAACATAGATGACTTGGCCACTGACAAATGAAGAACGTTCGTCCGCAAAAAAAGCGACTGCATTGGCAATGTCTTCAGGTTTTCCACTTCTCGCAACCGGGATTGATGCTACGCTTCCTTCAACAAGGTCTTCAAAGGAAATGCCAATTCTGGCGGCTGTTGCTTTTGTCATATCGGTTTCAATGAAGCCAGGTGCGACCGCATTCACCGTAATACCGAATTTACCCAATTCAATCGCAAGCGTTTTTGTAAATCCTTGTAAACCAGCTTTTGCTGTCGCATAGTTGGCTTGCCCTCGATTTCCCAGCGCGGAGGTAGATGAAATATTAATAATGCGTCCGTACTTTTGTTTCACCATATATCCTTGAGCTGTTTGTGAAGCGACAAACGCCCCTTTTAAATGAACATTCATGACCGTTTCCCAATCGGTATCATCCATTTTGAATAACATATTATCGCGAATCACACCGGCATTGTTCACAAGCACATCAATCGATCCAAATGCATCATGCGCTTCTTTCATCGCCACTTCGACCTGCGTACGATCCGTTACATCAGCTGCGATCGCCAAAATTTCTTGATTATTCTCCAAGAAATAGGCTTTCGCTTCTTGGAGCGCCTCTTCGTTTACATCAATAATGGCCACTTTAGCACCGTCATCTGCCAATCGTTTCGCAATTCCTCGCCCAATTCCACGACTTCCTCCTGTAATAAAGACGCTTCTTCCTGTAAATACACCCATCGTTTCATTCGCTCCTTCTCCTACATAAATTGTCCGAGTTTCACATGACCTTTTAATAAATTGCGGCTAATAATGAGACGTTGAATTTCATCCGTTCCGTCATAAATGCGCCATAAACGCGCTTCTCGATACCAACGTTCAATTGGTAATTCCCTCGTATAACCCATGCCCCCATGAATTTGCAAAACACGGTCAATAATGTCATTCGCTTTCGTTGCTCCAAATAATTTCGCAATTGAGGCTAGATGACGATTGTCTTCGCCTTGATCAAGGGTATAAGCTGCATTTAAGACGAGCCAGCGCATCGCTTCAAGCTCAACAGCTGAATCAGCAATCTGCCATTGGATAGCTTGGCGTTCAGAAATTGGCTTTCCAAAAGTGTATCGTTCTTTTGCATAGTCAATTGCCATATTTAATAAACGCTCTGAACCACCAACCGCTCTTGCCCCAACTTGCCAACGAGCAAACCCAATCCATTCAAGTCCTAAATCATAGCCTTGATGTAATGTTCCTAGAATGTTTTCTTCCGGGACTCTAACATTGTCAAAAAAGAGTGATGCAGGTCCCCATTCACCCATCGTATGAATGTATTCTGAAGTCCATCCCATATCGCGATCAACGATAAAACACGTTACCCCTTCTCGCCCTGTTTTCGTGTACATCTCTTTGTCTGTAATTGCAATCGCCATAACAAAGTCAGCTTCGTTTCCGCCAGTAATAAATGTTTTTTCACCATTTAAGACCCATTCATCCCCGTCTTTAAACGCTGTCATTTTAATATTGCGCGTATCAGATCCAGCACCTGGTTCTGTCATCGCAAAACACGATTTTTTGTCACCGTTAATTGTAGGCACTAAATAGCGTTTCTTTTGTTCGTCGTTGCCACGGTAAAGGATGTTATCGGCTGAACCACCAAATTGAAACGGCACAAACGTCTTAGATGCTTCAATCATGACAAGGGCCATCATCAGTTGACCAAGATCAGCCCCACCGTATTCAGTTGGTGTGTTTATCCCCCAGAACCCTGCATCTTTTGCTTTTCTCTGAAGCTCTTTTATCTTTTCGGCAGATAAGCTTGGTTTTCCTTGTAGTTCATTTCGTAATACTTGATTTTCTAACGGGATTAACTCCTTTTCGACAAATTTCCTAATTGTTGCTTGCACCATTCGTTGCTCTTCATTTAAACGCAGTTCCATCTTTTTTCTCCCCTATCTTTTATGAATGTGTTCGTTCAATCAGTAAGGCAATCCCTTGACCGCCACCAATACAAGCCGTCACAAGCCCTCTACGTTTTCCCTGTCTCTCTAGTTCATAACACAGCTTAGTCACGAGCATCGCCCCGGTTGCTGCAATTGGATGCCCATGTGCGATCGCTCCTCCATTAACGTTCAATTTGGCATGGTCAAATCCAAGCTCGCGGTCAACAGCTAATGTTTGCGCGGCAAAGGCCTCGTTACATTCAATTAAATCAATTAATTCAAGTGTGACTCCAGTCCGTTTTAGTACCTGCTTTACAGCTGGAACAGGTCCAATCCCCATAATTGTTGGGTCAACCCCCGCTACTGCCCAATCAACAATACGAGCTAAAGGAGTAAGTCCACGGCGTTCTGCTTCATCTTTTGCCATTAGTACAAGAGCCGATGCTCCGTCATTCACACCAGATGAATTTCCCGCAGTTACTGTACCCCCTTCTTTAAATACTGGTGGCAAATTGCCGAGAATTTCTGGTGTAATTTCAGCACGAGGATGTTCATCTTTTTCAAATAATTGGTTGCCTTTTTTTGTTTTTACTGTAATAGGTACAATCTGGCTATCAAAAGCACCATCCTTCATCGCTTGGGCCATTCTATTCTGGCTCCGCGCAGCAAACTCATCTTGCTCTTGTCTGGAGATCTGATACTTTTCGGCTAGATTCTCTGCCGTAATCCCCATTGGTGGATTGCCTATCGTCTCAGGTACTAATCGTGCTTGCATAAATTGAGGCGGACTCCGATCAAACGCTCGTGTGGCCGGGCGAAGTAGGTGTGGCGCGCATGACATACTCTCTGCCCCACCGGCAATAACAACCGTACTCCGCCCACTTTGAATCTGTTCCGCAGCAAGGGCGACACTATTTATACCTGAGCCACACTGCCGATCAATCGTTAACCCAGGAACACTGATTGGCAAACCTGCTGCAAGTAACGAAAAACGTGCAGCATTCCCTCCCCCGCTTAAACAGTTGCCGAATATCACATCTCCTACTTCAAAGCCATCAATCTCTGCTCGACGCACCGCTTCCTTGATAACTTCGCCCCCATAACTTGTGTGGTCAAGACCTGAAAGAGCCCCTCCTTTTTTTGCAATCGCTGTTCGAACTGCTGATACGATGACAGCTTCTTTCATATGTCCATCCCTGCCTTCCTCATTAATTTAAAAGTCCCGCTCCCTTTTGCTACGACCGTCCCTTCCTCCGTATAAATGCTCGCTTCAACCATTGCTGATTTATACGTGAGATTCTGAATCTTGGCTTTGGCAGTTAATTTACCTTCTTTAAAAGCAGCAAAGTAGTGAATATGGAGCGATGTTGTGACGCTTGGGGTTTCAGTCGCTTGAAACAAAGTTGTTCCCAAAATATTATCAATCATCGCTGCATGCACACCCCCATGCAACGATCCTTGTATATTTAAATGTTCTTCTTTTACTTCTAGTTCAATATAAACATTCCCTCGATCATCAACTCGATTTTCAAAGCCTAGCAGTTCGAAGAAAGGACTTTGCTTTGTCTCAAAAACAGGATGCTTCTCATTCATTCATTTCCACCACTTTGATTTCTCCGTCTTCCACTACTGCCATTCGCAGTTCCGTTCCAAGGCCACCATCATCGGATACTTCTGTTAGAGGATAAATTAACTTATCCTCTGGTATATTATTTAACCCCTCATTTAGATTCGCTCGAATGCCTGCCGTGTCATCAACAGTACCGGCCGCTTTCATCGCTTCTGCTAACATATAAACAGATAAGTAGTGATAACCCGCTTCTGAACCAGGATTTCGGTCATGTTCCTCAAAATAATCGTTAACAAAAGCTTCATTGCCATCATGAACGTCTGCACTTAAAGGTGTTACACCCACAGAGCCCTCAATCACGTCTGCTTGATCACCAAGCACTAGTTCCATCTCATCGAGCTTCGCCTGATCCATTACGAGAAACCCTCCTTCAAACCCGAGTTCACGAGCTTGCTGCATCACCTGAGACGTTGGTTCAGAAGCTCCACCTACAAACATGACATCTGGATCATCGCGCAACGCATTCGTCACTAATGTAAAAAAGTCTGTATCTTTGCTGTAATCGACAGTTCCTTCATAAACAACTTCTCCACCGAGACCTTCCCAAACAGGGGTAAGTTCTTCCGCCCAATCAAGCCCATATTGCGTATTGGTCGGAAGCATCGATAATTTCGGTCCGAACCGTTCGAGTTGGTATTTAGAAAATGGTCCGACATATTTGTCGTACGTTGGTGGAATCCGTAACGTCAACTCATTTCCTTGTGCAGTAATATCAGGTTCACTCGAATACGCACCGATTATAAAATCCTCTTGTTCATTAAATACTTGTGTTGCGAAAATCCCTCCGCTATGAGGAACATAAACAATTGGGGTATCATATTCTTGAACAAGCCTTCGTGCGTTCGCTCCAGTTTCATTAGGCAAATATTGGTCATCTAGAGTGACTAAATTAAACGAATACATCTGTCCATCTACTTCAAATCCGCCAGCTTCATTAATTTCGTTAATCGCCATCGTCAACCCACTTGCTGCATTTTGTCCATAGAATGCAGCGGCTCCAGATAACGGCCCGCTGAAACCAAGATTGATTACTTCGGTTCCGACCACTTTTTCGATCGCTTCACCTTGTTCTTCATTGTCTCCCCCAACAATTGTGTCATCGCCGATACATCCAACAAGCAAACCAATAGCACCTACAACAGTAAACAGCATTCTCTTCATGCCTAAGCTCCTCCTTTTGGCTTATGCCCCAATATACGCTTTTTTAACAGCTTCATTTGCAAGCAACTCTTCCCGTGTCCCTTCAACTACCATGCGACCATTCTCAATCACATAACCACGATCGGCGATTCGAAGAGCTGCATTTGCATTTTGTTCTGCTAGTAATACTGTTGTGCCTTGCTGATTGATTGTCCGGATCACTTCAAAAACTTGTTCGACAATAAGAGGAGCGAGACCTATTGAAGGTTCATCAAAAAGAACAAGCTTTGGTTTTGACATCATCGCTCGCCCAATTGCGAGCATCTGTTGTTGTCCACCACTTAATGAACCTGCCTGAGCATCTTTCTTTTCTTCTAGTATCGGAAAGAGTGCGTAAATTTCAGAAAGTGATTCTTGTAGTTGCTGTTTCTTCGGTCGCAATGCATAAGCGCCCATACGTAGATTTTCATAAACACTCATTGCTGGAAACAAATTTCTTCCTTCAGGACAATGACCAATACCTTCCTGTACAAGCTTACTAGCGGACTTTCCACCAATTGCTTTTTTATTCCATGTAATCATTCCTGATGCTGGTTTAGAGAGTCCACTAATACTCCTAAAAATCGTACTTTTCCCTGCGCCATTAGCTCCCAGCAAAACAACTAATTCACCTTGTTCAACATGGAGGGAGATATTAGATAACACTTCATACATACCATATCGAACCGATACTTCATTCAGCATCAGCATAGACGTTGCCTCCTCCGAGATAGGCTTCAATTACCGCTTCATTTTTTTGAATCTCCGCTGGAGTACCTTCTGCAATTTTCCGGCCGTAATTAAGGACGACAATACGGTCAGCTAGACCCATAATCATCTGCATCTTATGTTCAATCAAACAAATAGTCAGCCCTTTCGCGGCCATTTTACGAATGTATTCTGCAAGCTGAACGGTTTCTTCTGGATTAACACCCGCGGCTGGTTCATCAAGAAAGACGATCTTCGGATCTGTTGCAAGTGCAAGTGCAAAGGCTGTACGTTTTTTTGCCTCCTGAGAAATATCACCTACGAGGCGTTCTGCTTCTTTTTCTAAGTCTAGAAACGCAAGCATCTCTTGGGCTTTCTCTCTAGCAGCCGCTTCTTCTCTCTTTAAACGAGGGGTTCGAAATACCGCATCAGCAACCCCCGATTTCGTTCGCAACCGATGACCAATAATGACGTTGTCAAGGACAGTTGAATGCTCAAATAAATTTGTTGTTTGAAATGTACGGGCTATACCAAGCTTCGCGTTATGGTACGGACGATTTTTCGTTATGTCTAGACCATCAAATAGTACTTGACC
This window encodes:
- a CDS encoding MaoC family dehydratase N-terminal domain-containing protein; this translates as MFKQLIGIKSQPTKNIVERGAVKAFAQSIGDAHPLYVDEAYGEASLYGQNIAPPTFPRVFDYGEMSELKLPDKGLIHGEQTYEYVRPLLVGETVSCYSEVADYVEKKGKSGTMGLLSVKSVGLDDKGKQLFSSKQVIILTETVRRAMKV
- the fabG gene encoding 3-oxoacyl-ACP reductase FabG gives rise to the protein MGVFTGRSVFITGGSRGIGRGIAKRLADDGAKVAIIDVNEEALQEAKAYFLENNQEILAIAADVTDRTQVEVAMKEAHDAFGSIDVLVNNAGVIRDNMLFKMDDTDWETVMNVHLKGAFVASQTAQGYMVKQKYGRIINISSTSALGNRGQANYATAKAGLQGFTKTLAIELGKFGITVNAVAPGFIETDMTKATAARIGISFEDLVEGSVASIPVARSGKPEDIANAVAFFADERSSFVSGQVIYVAGGPKA
- a CDS encoding acyl-CoA dehydrogenase family protein, whose amino-acid sequence is MELRLNEEQRMVQATIRKFVEKELIPLENQVLRNELQGKPSLSAEKIKELQRKAKDAGFWGINTPTEYGGADLGQLMMALVMIEASKTFVPFQFGGSADNILYRGNDEQKKRYLVPTINGDKKSCFAMTEPGAGSDTRNIKMTAFKDGDEWVLNGEKTFITGGNEADFVMAIAITDKEMYTKTGREGVTCFIVDRDMGWTSEYIHTMGEWGPASLFFDNVRVPEENILGTLHQGYDLGLEWIGFARWQVGARAVGGSERLLNMAIDYAKERYTFGKPISERQAIQWQIADSAVELEAMRWLVLNAAYTLDQGEDNRHLASIAKLFGATKANDIIDRVLQIHGGMGYTRELPIERWYREARLWRIYDGTDEIQRLIISRNLLKGHVKLGQFM
- a CDS encoding thiolase family protein — encoded protein: MKEAVIVSAVRTAIAKKGGALSGLDHTSYGGEVIKEAVRRAEIDGFEVGDVIFGNCLSGGGNAARFSLLAAGLPISVPGLTIDRQCGSGINSVALAAEQIQSGRSTVVIAGGAESMSCAPHLLRPATRAFDRSPPQFMQARLVPETIGNPPMGITAENLAEKYQISRQEQDEFAARSQNRMAQAMKDGAFDSQIVPITVKTKKGNQLFEKDEHPRAEITPEILGNLPPVFKEGGTVTAGNSSGVNDGASALVLMAKDEAERRGLTPLARIVDWAVAGVDPTIMGIGPVPAVKQVLKRTGVTLELIDLIECNEAFAAQTLAVDRELGFDHAKLNVNGGAIAHGHPIAATGAMLVTKLCYELERQGKRRGLVTACIGGGQGIALLIERTHS
- a CDS encoding PaaI family thioesterase yields the protein MNEKHPVFETKQSPFFELLGFENRVDDRGNVYIELEVKEEHLNIQGSLHGGVHAAMIDNILGTTLFQATETPSVTTSLHIHYFAAFKEGKLTAKAKIQNLTYKSAMVEASIYTEEGTVVAKGSGTFKLMRKAGMDI
- a CDS encoding ABC transporter substrate-binding protein; this translates as MKRMLFTVVGAIGLLVGCIGDDTIVGGDNEEQGEAIEKVVGTEVINLGFSGPLSGAAAFYGQNAASGLTMAINEINEAGGFEVDGQMYSFNLVTLDDQYLPNETGANARRLVQEYDTPIVYVPHSGGIFATQVFNEQEDFIIGAYSSEPDITAQGNELTLRIPPTYDKYVGPFSKYQLERFGPKLSMLPTNTQYGLDWAEELTPVWEGLGGEVVYEGTVDYSKDTDFFTLVTNALRDDPDVMFVGGASEPTSQVMQQARELGFEGGFLVMDQAKLDEMELVLGDQADVIEGSVGVTPLSADVHDGNEAFVNDYFEEHDRNPGSEAGYHYLSVYMLAEAMKAAGTVDDTAGIRANLNEGLNNIPEDKLIYPLTEVSDDGGLGTELRMAVVEDGEIKVVEMNE
- a CDS encoding ABC transporter ATP-binding protein, whose translation is MLMLNEVSVRYGMYEVLSNISLHVEQGELVVLLGANGAGKSTIFRSISGLSKPASGMITWNKKAIGGKSASKLVQEGIGHCPEGRNLFPAMSVYENLRMGAYALRPKKQQLQESLSEIYALFPILEEKKDAQAGSLSGGQQQMLAIGRAMMSKPKLVLFDEPSIGLAPLIVEQVFEVIRTINQQGTTVLLAEQNANAALRIADRGYVIENGRMVVEGTREELLANEAVKKAYIGA
- a CDS encoding ABC transporter ATP-binding protein, translated to MLIETKRLTKKFGGLIAVNEVDLTIEEGKITAIIGPNGAGKSTLFNVISGYYRASEGQVLFDGLDITKNRPYHNAKLGIARTFQTTNLFEHSTVLDNVIIGHRLRTKSGVADAVFRTPRLKREEAAAREKAQEMLAFLDLEKEAERLVGDISQEAKKRTAFALALATDPKIVFLDEPAAGVNPEETVQLAEYIRKMAAKGLTICLIEHKMQMIMGLADRIVVLNYGRKIAEGTPAEIQKNEAVIEAYLGGGNVYADAE